ATCGATGAAGCATGGACAGACCCAAAGCCTTGAGCTACAGTTGATAAggcataaaaataaacaaaacaaccaaatataatttatggtTAAAACTTTTACATTTGTTATTAGCAGTTTAAAAGGCAATGCTCagaaataaattataatagaaccacccccctcccccccaaaaaaaaaaactaactccGATCCAAAgttaaattttcaaattcaaattttagttgtgGCTGTTAAGCTAACGAACGGATAAGAAGAGCACATCCTTATTTGTCAACTTTGTGAGGTGCTAACCTcgattttagttttttttagttgGTTGTTTATGGCACGAACTGGTGATATATAAatattgcaacttgcaaggtaTGGCTAGATCCAGTGATAGTAGAGAGGAAGTATTTCATAGTGTTGCATCTTTTTCAGAGGATGGGGAGTCGGTATACTTCagtgatgaaaaaaaagacaaccaaCAGACAACAAATTTGTTGGCACAGCAGCAATAGACAGAGACATTCCATCTTAATATATAATTGATAACTGACAGAACTGCACTATTTGCTGATGGATTATATTCATGatgtaattaagaaaaaaacatcttAACTGCTGTTGCTAAACAGTGGTGATGAGGAGTACTAGTGAGCTAGGAAGATGCATATTCATTAGTACCATTTTCGGAGGTGTTCCTCCCTCAGATGGATTCTTCCTATTTAAATAGCCTTTTGTTCTTCCGTAATATTTTTGCGGAAAATATACCATGGAGATGCCAATAATTGCAGAAATATAGCACGACCACTTCTTGCAACTTAACGCTGAATTCGCTCTTGTGCTTGTACAGAACCAATGACTCATGTACAAATATCTAGAACATATATAATGAAGTTGTGAGCTGAAGAGTTACAGTAGGGAAAAGAACTATGATATACACATGTTTGCTACATGTATGGATGAATTACTATTATACAATAAATGATGAATGTTAAAATACTGTAAAAATGAAGTGAGTAAGATTATTTGACATACTTATATGTTGAgctttataatattatattttaaatgttgTGTCATGTATGAGATTTAAGATGCTCCTcataataataattgttagtcGGTAATAATGTGATATACTTAGATGTTAAACTTTAGTTCTAATAATTGCTATGTGATAAGATGCAGTATGTGGCAATTGAAAAttatgaatgaatgaatgccATCCCGATAAGGGGTGGGCACAAATAAACCGTATACCGAGAACCGAACCGAACCAAACTAGCGGTTTTTGGGTTTTCGGGAGACGACGTGGAATTTATTATGCCTTTCTTCGGTGCTTGGTTTAGAGATTGGTTTTTATTATGCATGAACCAAAGTCCCGATAAAACCGAAGAAGTCATTCTCAGCGGCTGGAGCGCGCACTGTATCCCATCCCATTGCGAGTTATTGATGATGTTGGCCCGTTTAGAGGACGCACAGCCCATCAGAGCCCCATTGCGCACAAAAAGTCCATGTTGGGTCTGAGCAAATGATAAAAATTTACCCAATCAGCCCAGTAGTGCGATTGTATCTCTGTGGGTAGAGGCATAGCGCTTAGTCGGCTTGTTCGATAGAAACCGACACCGAACCAAAGTTGTTCGGTTTATCTTGGCTCGGTATTTTCATTTCTTCTAATAACAATGGTTGGTATTTCTCAAAAACCTAACATCCACAAAACCGTACAAACCGAACCGGAGAACCCGAATAAACCAAACGCCCACCCCTAATCCCGATGATCACTAATCATACAACTAACTTGATGAAACTTCAAGTGTTGGTACCAGAGTTTTGTATGATAACAGTTGAAATAACATGTAATATAGCTAGACAATGTAAATTTATATACCTTACATATTCATATTTGATCgagtattgaaaaaaaatttacaaacaATTGATATGATGTGATTTATAacaatttaaattatatatagattaatcattAAAATGAAAAATAGAATGAAGTGGCTCAATGAGAATAGAAAAAATAAGAGAGAtaatatagattaatcattCAAGGCCAAAACTAAGGTAGTGTGACTTCTATTGTGAATAGAATTGTTTGGAGCGAGAGAGATTGAGCGAGAGGGAATGTAAAGGGAATGAATGAGTGGATCCTTTATTGATAACAGTAGTTACAATATatagggggagagaggcggcaacCGAAGATGCGATCATTTGGGAACCATCGCGTCCGTTGCTAGAATCGCCGTGAGGGCGAGAAGATGTGGGGCACCACACAACCGTCGTGTCCCTGAATTGGTTACTGCTCTATCCATATagatggatgagatcacccaaatatttcataacactcccccttgatcGAATCTAGCTTTGATCATTGCTCATTTAGTGTTCCAGATATCTGTAAAGATAatcttagaaataattatagttagtatattaaatacatcacgtaaaactcctcgaaaacccagtgggaaaaataAGGAGAGAACCGTGATATATAATTGACTATTTTTAGATCGTTATGAGTAAAGCTCATTGTATGATCCAAAAATAGTATAATATCTACAATTATCATTTAGTAAAAACCCCAGTGGGGAAAACCAAAATGATAAGAAATATAACTTATGTTGATATTACCTCGTTAAAAATTTGGATGAGAAAACCTAAAGGGTAAAACTCATACAAAGGATAAAGGGTATAATATGACGAAAATAGGTTATTTTCCAGAGGGAGGTACTCCCCCTGAATCATGCAAAATTTTAAGTCGTCTCATACCAATTCCTTCTACACATTTAAAGAATGTGGAGTATGGCAgagattttgtgaataaatcaTCAAGATTATCACATGACTTAGTTTGCAAGATGTTTATCTCTCCATGTTACTAAAGCTCATGAggataaaataatttaggaGAAATATGCTTAGTGATGTTGCTCTTAATATAACAAGTTTCTATCTGAACAATACAAGTGGCATTATCTTCATAGATAATGCTAGGTGATTCGAATGAACCAATACCACAAGATGTTAATATGTGGTTATTCTGCGAAGTCATACACATTCACGTGATGCCTCatataatgcaattatttcAGAATGATTTGTGGAAGTGGCTACCAGAGTCTGTTTAGAAGACTTCCATGAAATAGCAATCCCACCTTGTAAAAATACGAATCCTGTTTGTGATCTGGTGTTGTGGGGATCAGATAGATAGCCAGCATCAGTATACCCAATTAAAGTCGAATCCtggttctttttaaagaaaagtccaaGATCTCTTGTGCCATTAGGATATCGAAAGACATTTTTAACTCCAGTCCAATGGCGTTTGGTATGAGCAGCACTGTATCTTGCTAATGCACAGTGCCTTTGTCACTGATATGTGGACCTAGGGACAAAGTCATCGGGTCTACATATCACTAATAAAATCATGTGACTTCAACTGCAGAGGATCCTGGTCCATGCCCCATCGCCATGCATAGTAACACGACGAAGCCCGATCAACTTGCCACCAGTTGGTATGGATGTACTAACTAGATGGCGCTCATTGCTGAGCTGGAGCACACCGTGATCTCCCGCGCGAACCTCTCCATTGCCGGCGCTGGCAAGCACATGGACACCACGGCGGCTTCCTCTCCTGCTCCCCGCCTGCACCTCTCATAGTAGCTATATAGGCTCGCCGCAATCACCTGTCCGGCCGCCGTGATGCCGCCGCCAACACGCTCCCACCTGCCGACCGTGGCAGTGGCCGCTTCGCCCATGCTACGGCCAAGGCCACCGGCGTCAGCCACCACGAACGTCCAGTCTAGGTTGAAGAACGGCCTACTACGCCGCGCCAGCATGTCGAGCATGGACCGCATGTACTCGTCCGTCACGGCGaacttcctcctcctcacgaGCTCCACCGCGTGGGCGAGTGACAAGCCGCACAGCTCGCCGACGGTGGCCTCGGCGATCTGCGGCACGAGCATGTTGCCGTAGAAGCCGCGTGGTAGCGGCGGGTCGCGCTTCCAGCTCCAGCGCGCGCTCGACATGACCAGGACGCGCACGCGCTGCTTGGCCGCGTACCCCAGCGCCGCCGTGCGGCACCGCCACAGCGCGGCGGTGACGAGCTCGAAGACGGTGGCTGACAACGGAACATGACCTCGCATGGCTGCCATCTCCGTTGGGCCGAGGTAGAAGTAGCGGCTAACCATCTGCTCGCGCGGCGTCATCCGCACGACGTCGTCCTgggacgccgcggcgggggaTGAGATGGGCAGCGGCTCATACGCCGGGTGCGCATAGTGGGTGATGCGTGGCGAGGCAGACGGCGCGACGACAAGGCGCTCCCTCTCCCAGACCGGTGGATTGGTGAGgggatcgccgtcgccgcgcgcgaggCGGTAGATGGTGTCGAGCAGCTGGGCCATGCCGAATGCGTCGGTGATGGTGTGGCAGTAGTGGTAGCCAATACAGAACCCTTCGTTGTTTCTGAGTCGTGTCACCTGTGTATGTGTACATGCAATCGTAATGGTGAGCAAAGGGATTTATATATTGGTGTTGTACATAGTGTTTTAAATAGCTGGCTAAAACATGTAAGGACAAACAGCTAATAGCAGATTAAATCAGGCTTAGTGAGTAGATACTAATGGTGGCTACTAGActcttctcaaacagctatagccCAATATTTAAAGCCTTTGTTGCATCCGACTTACATATATGTTAAGTTTAGCATTATTTCTGACTCCTGGTAGTTTGTTCTAtgagctgattttttttaaaatttatcaagAAAATGGTTAAATTTAGCGAAATTTGTGTCATACTAgagttatatatattatttagtaaacaaaaacatgtttgccatgagttttttttagtCCCACAAGGAGATACTagagttatatatatttttgaaaaggtTCACATTTGATTTTTACCCAATTTTTATCGCTCGAATATGATACCGTTTACTACTATAGACGGTTTTGATATAGCCAAGATACAAACAGTAGCTCGTTTTGTACTTGAATGGTTAAAATCAGACCAAATCCGTAGTTAAGAAATCAAACGTGCATCATTTTATATACTGCTAATTTTGTGTAAATTTTGTTTCCTCACCCTGACAGATACTTTCTCTTAAGGCAATTCTTCTCTGAATTTTTTAATAGCAAATTAGGTATTTCCAAAATTGGTGCATCAAACAACTTTAAATTGTATTAATAATATCACgctgtaattaatacatgttaAACATTTCTTTTTGATTGCTCGTATCATCAATTACTCCCTTCGATTTGATAATACTTGCCGTTTTGGACAAGAGCAtagtctaaaaaaaatctttgacgATTATTTTCCATTGTAATATGTATAAaggtgttaacaaatatataattttattaaagtactttttgaAACTAatctatgggtgtgtttagttctttgggtgtaaagtttttcaATTATATGGAcaaacatttgaagtattaaacgtagattaataacaaaacaaattacagattccgcctataaaactgcgagacgaatttattaagcctaattaatttgtcattagcaaatgttgactgtagcatcacattgtcaaatcatggcgtaattaggctcaaaagattcgtctcacaatttacacgcaaactgtgaaATTGGTCTTTTTTCCCATATTTAATACCTCATGCATGTgtacaaatatttgatgtgacgtttttgactaaaatttttttatctaaaaaaggCCTATAcatagtcaccatatttgaaagaaaaatattttaaaaattattcataatcaaagattctaaaatTTGACATCACCCTTATCTAAAACAATAAGTATTATAAGTCCAGAGGGAGTAGAAATTAGCTTGACGGGAAGTTGGGAGGTTTTGAAGTTTTATAAATATTGGAGTTCATAAGATATCTACTTAACTGCGTCTGCATGCGTGCAGTTGTCATTTTGCAATGTAAGTCCGTCCATGGAGAAAATCAAGATTATACAACCTCCATTCACCATTAAATGTTCTAATAATGTCTAACCATTGGTGTGGTTAAAAAATTAGTTAGAGTAATTATGCTAAAATACAAGCTATACCTCAGTTAAGTTTCTTTAATGGTAGAAcatgtcacaataa
The sequence above is drawn from the Oryza glaberrima chromosome 10, OglaRS2, whole genome shotgun sequence genome and encodes:
- the LOC127752954 gene encoding acyl transferase 1-like, yielding MAIFTAHRRKAELVPPARPTPHEHKPLSDIDTQRGLQFYTAGVEFFRRGHHTAAVFSGGDDDNSGDPVGIIRAALAEALVSFYPLAGRLREFPVVAVGGRGGGKLVVECTAEGVVFVEADADVRLQELVHGQPLGPPYPCVEELLCSNLVGEPDVVLGKPLLFLQVTRLRNNEGFCIGYHYCHTITDAFGMAQLLDTIYRLARGDGDPLTNPPVWERERLVVAPSASPRITHYAHPAYEPLPISSPAAASQDDVVRMTPREQMVSRYFYLGPTEMAAMRGHVPLSATVFELVTAALWRCRTAALGYAAKQRVRVLVMSSARWSWKRDPPLPRGFYGNMLVPQIAEATVGELCGLSLAHAVELVRRRKFAVTDEYMRSMLDMLARRSRPFFNLDWTFVVADAGGLGRSMGEAATATVGRWERVGGGITAAGQVIAASLYSYYERCRRGAGEEAAVVSMCLPAPAMERFAREITVCSSSAMSAI